From Methylococcus capsulatus:
TCGTCGAAAGCGTATGGAGCCCGAAGGCGTCTGGCCACGGATTCTTCAAGGGCACGAGCGCCTGCCTGGCATCCCTGTGTGCGGCAGGCCGCCATCAGGAACTGCTGGCGTTGCTCGACAAGGCGCCTTTCAAGTGGTGGCACGACCGGCGCTGGGGTGTGAAGGCACTGTCGGCGATGGGCAAGAAGGCGGAAGCGATCCGCTACGCCGAGGAATCACGTGGTCTCAATGACCCGGGTTGGCAGATCGCGCAAGCCTGCGAGGCCCTCCTGTTGTCCTCCGGGTTGATCGACGAAGCCTACCGGCGCTATGCCTTGGAGGCGAATCAGGGCACAACGAACCTGGCGACGTTTCGTGCCATTGCCAAGAAGTATCCCGACAAGCTGCCGGAAGAGATCCTGCGCGACCTGATTGCCAGCACGCCCGGCGCCGAAGGCAAATGGTTTGCCGCTGCCAAGGACGCGGGTCTCTTCACCGTGGCTGCTGAACTGGCGACACGCAGCCCGACCGATCCGCGCACCTTGACCCGCGCCGCCCGCGATTGTGCCGTGAAGCAGCCTGACTTCGCGCTCGCCGCCGGCCTGGCCGCGTTGCACTGGATCTCCCTCGGATATGGCTACGACATCACCGGGGCTGATGTGCTCGATGCGTATTCGGCAGTCACGCAGGCGGCGGCAGGCGCAGGCGTCCCTGCCCAGCGCGTCAACGAGCAGATCCGGGAAATGATCGCCAGCGCTCAGCCCGGAGATTCGCTGGTGAAGACGATCCTCGCCCGTCATTTATCGAACTGACAGGAACCTACTTTTCGCCACAGCCCGCATCAGTCCGCACGCCTCCGAAACTCCCTGATGGTGTCGGCGGCGGTCCATCCGGACAATTTCGCGTCACGCGAGTTGGACAGACAGGACCGCTACCGATGCATCGATTCAACCACCTACCACCCGACCGGATGACGCCGGAGCAGCGCCGGCGCGAAATTGCGTCCCTGCTGGCAAACGGGCTGGTGCGCTTGCGCAACGCCGGTGCTGCGCAGTCCGCAAACATAGCCGCAGAGAGCGAGTTTGAGCTTGGCTTCTCCGGCCACCAGCGCCTTCATAGCCACCCCGTCAACAACACTTTGGAGGAGGCTCCATGAAGGCAAGCACCGTCCCACCCACCCCGCCGAGCGTCGTCGCCCGGATCGCCGGGCTCCCGGATCTCTCGATAGAGGAAATGAGGGCGCTTTGGCGAGAACTCTTCGGCAGCGACAACCCAACGCCCAATCGCCAGTTCATGGAGAGGCGGATCGCCTACAAGCTGCAGGAGATCGAGTTCCGCAAGGTCGATCCCAACCTGCTGGAGCGCAACAAGCGGCGCATCAAGGCCCTGGTGGAGACCGGCAAGGCGCGCAAGCTCGATCGCGACATCCGGCTGATGCCCGGCACCGTGCTCACCCGGGAGTACCAGGGGATCGAGCACCGGGTGACGGTCGCCCAGGACGGGCAGTACGAGTTCGAGGGCAGGCGCTACCCGAGCCTGTCCATGATCGCCCGCGAGATCACCGGCACCCGCTGGTCCGGGCCGCTCTTCTTCGGCGTGAAGGCACCGGCCAAGGCGAAGAATCCGAAGAAGCAGGGAGGTCGGCGATGAGCGAAGCCCTGAAGCGCCGCCTGCGCTGCGCCGTCTACACTCGGAAGTCCACCGACGAGGGGCTCGACCAGGAGTACAACTCCATCGACGCCCAGCGTGA
This genomic window contains:
- a CDS encoding DUF2924 domain-containing protein, whose protein sequence is MKASTVPPTPPSVVARIAGLPDLSIEEMRALWRELFGSDNPTPNRQFMERRIAYKLQEIEFRKVDPNLLERNKRRIKALVETGKARKLDRDIRLMPGTVLTREYQGIEHRVTVAQDGQYEFEGRRYPSLSMIAREITGTRWSGPLFFGVKAPAKAKNPKKQGGRR